Proteins encoded by one window of Anopheles maculipalpis chromosome 2RL, idAnoMacuDA_375_x, whole genome shotgun sequence:
- the LOC126556449 gene encoding essential MCU regulator, mitochondrial, with amino-acid sequence MVLTRVFRAVSRSTLLNAGVASGGGPQGQLVRLPLLRRKYTYRSGALKPMPEITPFGLFGVICTVIPGLLIGATISKNMANFLEENDLFVPSDDDDDDD; translated from the coding sequence ATGGTTTTGACGCGTGTGTTCCGTGCCGTGAGTCGTTCGACCTTGCTCAATGCGGGTGTCGCTAGCGGTGGAGGGCCACAGGGACAGCTGGTACGACTGCCGCTGCTGCGCCGCAAGTATACGTATCGCAGCGGTGCCCTAAAACCGATGCCCGAAATCACACCGTTCGGTTTATTTGGCGTAATCTGCACCGTCATACCGGGACTGTTGATTGGGGCCACCATCAGCAAGAACATGGCCAACTTTCTCGAGGAGAACGATCTGTTTGTGCcatcggatgatgatgatgatgacgattag
- the LOC126568791 gene encoding uncharacterized protein LOC126568791, whose amino-acid sequence MEFRGFFKNTSMKRGDQIKVEVCRQNKMQRAKSRHEMRQTYRSNMGCDSEEENDVPPVQETYDAFRQQQLQRQQSTKLGETMTVKNKNLSQEERFQIRLLRLQEFRERKRRMQLEQRSKQIVPFVPFVSKNIIVNEMKSLQSVESARKKPTPLGECQELMNQIPARTNKTPVLNKCIKSRVDCWRKDQLPRKATECDLPPQKPVSGKKAVPPIIKSVERPKVSKPTVKQRPKETKPPAVVQPVMQVRHAVVTKPVEKRPLSEKFVFKLKPPVADNGSSSNIVTSTVRKHRKPLTFSFEHTSEIQKPKATLTVNRADELFDGISPIEVESSPQKPLIAINGVGHSSPTVEIVPIKTEESLWEPQPIASLSVYETTVQENCNSLTAAVETKFKPDCSIGDWVPAAVHEVSSDSIIIVQDDDDEVFQETAQFASNLAPEDRPRKPTMNESFTITKPGLNESFTLNVGSVPSHDLLANLPSEPTVVRLSTGPMVQNVMALSERPIQERRQSSPKEIKLNGSSKSSRVSSEPLNEPETEGPSQQRHKSSPKESKLSGSSKGTRGSSETSNEPKTKRAIQERRNSSPKESKLNGSAIRKRASLIFTEEPIECDIVPSKSNLTLAEKQRQSLDDGQSSTTSQSSPDEPEDTKPPKEVEEKTRYYYDKVDSELARLQALCDEYAPFLAEDQELNDHCRGLIIAAQGQTNILIKKKLTKFRELIGHYETKWNDRKVRHDDLDGFWIMLSLDLDNLDKRFEELRALKENGWQEIVPEPKMKKLQGGGGVRKREKKPTVANAKKSSAIADLIRKARQEAKQKQKTAIAELDVLKDTVTVVTTPVKRAVRFVESPARRTSLPKRSSLCAGCTPTTVHWNQEPNANLSKRHTIFPEITQKSELVKSILKPAKVARGRRAKSVLFLDGGLETPQARRRHSSRKIVDTPKPQIKFNEELEIEHIDNLAARTPSRLELEIQKRRQQSLLESASLLLPSSDDNDKDTDQQRKRSTRKAYAQGTPCRDSGSVRRSNRRTSRCIATLFDGESSNSCNDFKTEDESEGSAKRSSRRNARKKLLDN is encoded by the exons ATGGAGTTTCGTGGGTTTTTCAAAAACACCTCCATGAAGCGAGGCGACCAAATAAAGGTCGAGGTGTGCAGGCAGAACAAAATGCAGCGGGCAAAATCTCGCCATGAAATGCGACAAACCTACCGTAGTAACATGGGATGTGATTCGGAGGAGGAAAATGATGTTCCGCCAGTGCAGGAAACGTACGATGCGTTTCGTCAGCAGCAGTTGCAGCGGCAACAAAGTACGAAGTTAGGCGAAACTATGAcggtaaaaaacaaaaacctctcCCAGGAGGAACGTTTCCAGATCCGGCTGTTGCGTTTGCAAGAGTTTCGTGAACGAAAGCGGCGAATGCAGCTGGAGCAGCGTTCGAAACAGATCGTACCGTTTGTGCCGTTTGTGTCGAAAAATATAATtgtaaacgaaatgaaaagtttACAATCGGTGGAGAGTGCACGGAAGAAGCCTACTCCGCTTGGTGAATGTCAGGAGCTGATGAATCAGATCCCTGCCCGTACAAACAAAACGCCCGTATTGAATAAGTGCATAAAATCTCGGGTAGACTGTTGGCGTAAGGATCAGCTTCCTCGGAAGGCGACTGAGTGTGATTTGCCTCCGCAAAAACCCGTATCGGGGAAGAAAGCTGTCCCACCCATCATCAAGTCAGTGGAACGACCGAAAGTGTCCAAGCCTACCGTGAAGCAGCGACCAAAGGAAACGAAACCACCAGCGGTGGTGCAACCGGTAATGCAAGTCCGGCACGCAGTG GTCACTAAACCCGTCGAAAAACGACCATTATCGGAAAAATTTGTCTTCAAGCTAAAGCCACCAGTAGCGGACAACGGAAGTTCTTCAAATATAGTCACGTCGACCGTTCGCAAGCATCGTAAACCGTTAACGTTCTCTTTCGAACATACTTCGGAAATTCAGAAGCCAAAAGCAACACTAACCGTCAATCGAGCGGATGAGCTGTTTGACGGTATTAGTCCGATCGAGGTAGAATCGTCGCCCCAGAAGCCGTTAATAGCTATTAATGGCGTTGGGCATTCGTCGCCGACAGTTGAAATCGTGCCGATAAAGACTGAAGAAAGTCTTTGGGAACCCCAGCCCATCGCTTCTTTGTCGGTTTATGAAACAACAGTGCAGGAAAATTGCAATTCCTTGACTGCAGCTgttgaaacaaaattcaaacccGATTGTTCGATTGGTGACTGGGTGCCCGCTGCAGTGCATGAAGTTTCGAGCGATTCGATTATAATCGTAcaagacgacgatgatgaagtATTTCAAGAAACGGCACAATTCGCGTCGAACCTTGCACCGGAAGATCGTCCAAGAAAGCCGACAATGAATGAGTCCTTCACCATAACGAAACCGGGCTTGAATGAATCTTTCACCCTAAACGTTGGCAGCGTCCCATCGCATGATCTGCTCGCAAATTTGCCTTCTGAGCCAACGGTTGTTCGGTTGTCGACTGGGCCGATGGTTCAAAATGTGATGGCTTTATCCGAAAGACCCATCCAGGAAAGGCGGCAGAGTTCGCCAAAGGAAATTAAGTTAAACGGATCATCCAAAAGCTCCAGAGTCTCGTCTGAACCTTTGAACGAGCCGGAAACAGAAGGACCTAGTCAGCAAAGACACAAGAGTTCTCCAAAGGAATCTAAATTGAGCGGATCGTCCAAAGGCACCAGAGGCTCGTCTGAAACTTCGAACGAGCCGAAAACGAAACGTGCTATCCAAGAACGACGCAATAGTTCGCCAAAGGAAAGCAAACTGAACGGATCGGCTATAAGAAAGCGCGCATCATTAATTTTCACCGAAGAACCAATCGAATGTGACATCGTTCCCAGCAAATCCAACTTAACCCTCGCAGAGAAGCAGCGCCAATCGCTTGATGATGGCCAAAGCTCAACCACATCACAATCGTCTCCAGACGAGCCGGAAGATACAAAACCACCGAAAGAAGTGGAAGAAAAGACACGATACTACTACGACAAGGTGGACAGCGAACTGGCCCGTCTGCAAGCATTATGCGATGAGTATGCACCATTTCTGGCGGAGGACCAGGAGCTGAACGATCACTGCCGTGGACTAATTATTGCTGCCCAagggcaaacaaacattctgaTCAAAAAGAAGCTAACCAAGTTCCGCGAGCTTATCGGACACTACGAAACGAAATGGAACGACCGTAAGGTACGCCATGACGATCTGGATGGTTTTTGGATCATGCTATCGCTCGATCTGGACAACCTAGACAAACGGTTCGAGGAATTACGTGCGCTGAAGGAAAACGGCTGGCAGGAGATAGTGCCGGAACCGAAGATGAAGAAGCTtcagggtggtggtggtgtgcggAAGCGGGAGAAAAAGCCAACGGTGGCAAATGCTAAAAAATCGTCCGCTATTGCCGATCTGATACGCAAGGCAAGGcaggaagcaaagcaaaagcaaaagacaGCGATTGCCGAGCTGGATGTGTTGAAGGATACGGTTACGGTAGTGACGACACCGGTTAAACGTGCGGTACGGTTCGTAGAATCGCCGGCTCGCCGTACCAGCTTACCGAAGCGTTCGAGTTTGTGCGCCGGTTGTACGCCGACCACCGTCCACTGGAACCAGGAACCGAACGCAAACCTGTCCAAGCGTCACACCATTTTCCCGGAG ATCACCCAGAAATCGGAGCTAGTTAAATCGATTCTAAAGCCTGCGAAAGTAGCACGTGGCCGGCGAGCCAAGAGTGTACTGTTCCTCGACGGTGGGCTCGAAACACCCCAGGCAAGGCGGCGCCATTCATCCCGCAAGATTGTGGACACACCGAAACCGCAGATTAAATTTAACGAGGAGCTCGAAATTGAGCACATCGACAATCTGGCAGCTCGTACACCGTCACGGCTGGAGCTGGAGATACAGAAGCGCCGACAACAATCGCTGCTAGAGTCTGCTTCCCTGCTGCTTCCATCCAGTGACGACAATGACAAGGACACGGATCAGCAGCGGAAGAGGAGCACGCGCAAGGCTTACGCACAAGGGACACCTTGCCGGGACAGCGGTTCGGTGAGACGGTCCAATCGTCGGACGTCACGGTGCATTGCCACACTCTTCGATGGGGAATCGAGCAATAGCTGTAATGACTTCAAAACGGAGGACGAATCGGAAG GTTCAGCCAAACGATCGTCCCGCAGGAACGCTCGCAAGAAGCTTCTGGACAATTAA
- the LOC126556465 gene encoding diphthamide biosynthesis protein 3 produces the protein MSVYHDEVEIEDFEYDEEEEMYYYPCPCGDRFQISREELIAGEEVATCPSCSLIVKVIYDPEAFAAEQDEAETVGPAADQLEKN, from the coding sequence ATGAGTGTGTACCACGATGAAGTCgaaatcgaggatttcgagtacgacgaggaggaggagatgTACTACTATCCCTGCCCTTGCGGTGACCGGTTTCAGATCAGCCGTGAAGAGTTGATAGCGGGCGAAGAGGTAGCGACCTGTCCCAGCTGCTCGCTCATAGTGAAGGTGATTTATGATCCGGAAGCGTTTGCCGCGGAACAGGATGAAGCGGAAACTGTCGGGCCGGCAGCCGACCAGTTGGAGAAAAACTAA
- the LOC126556139 gene encoding protein enabled homolog isoform X1, with amino-acid sequence MATIPIFSPTLPFLGLIPGGLSPGRMVRIKGIINSHGERCQIHLQSGAAVNPRDDVPLHISIRPNEHTIVRNSIQNQVVGGEERYGGCPIRYGESFDLLILAETMQYKIAINGIHFCTFAHRLPVHNVRYISVSGGGVIYSIVSEADVPGSVPVNPYPPPPIVQHPTPYAPPIGFVPNGPPSTLPPPPPYTPLPTHPIGGGGGHYPGVGLYPPPPPPPQPGYPHHPPPGAHPPAVPFSPASIGNPQASSSGEEGNRVRMKNPLKQSITSGIQQTQDFLRNAIGDRKHSNVVPHHQSHPHSAGGQLGFVTAPAQMPPSGIGYGAPVYPTAPPPPGYNPYVGPQHQNPQPGGGFTTAASTALAAGATAAVASKILPKGKTKKLLKYGAAAGAAGLGGYALSKAFRRRGSSSSSSSSSSDSD; translated from the exons ATGGCTACGattcccattttttcaccT ACCCTTCCCTTTCTGGGGCTCATCCCTGGTGGGTTAAGTCCGGGCCGTATGGTACGCATCAAGGGCATCATTAACAGCCATGGCGAACG ATGCCAGATCCACCTACAGTCGGGAGCTGCAGTGAACCCACGCGACGATGTCCCACTGCACATTAGCATCAGACCGAATGAGCATACGATCGTACGTAATTCGATCCAGAATCAGGTCGTTGGTGGGGAGGAACGTTACGGTGGTTGCCCGATCCGGTATGGGGAAAGCTTCGATCTGCTGATATTGGCCGAAACGATGCAGTACAAAATCGCGATCAATGGGATCCATTTCTGCACCTTTGCTCACCGATTGCCGGTGCATAACGTACGGTACATTTCGGTCAGTGGTGGTGGCGTTATTTACTCGATCGTTTCCGAAGCTGATGTACCGGGATCGGTGCCAGTGAATCCATATCCACCGCCACCGATAG TGCAACATCCAACGCCGTACGCTCCACCGATTGGCTTCGTACCTAATGGTCCACCGTCAAccttaccaccaccaccaccgtacaCCCCGTTGCCGACACATCCGatcggtggtggaggtggccACTATCCAG GAGTCGGTCTATacccaccgccaccaccacccccgcAACCCGGATACCCGCATCATCCACCACCGGGAGCGCATCCGCCAGCCGTGCCCTTCTCG CCCGCCAGCATTGGAAACCCACAGGCATCTTCATCCGGGGAAGAAGGAAATCGCGTTAGGATGAAAAATCCGCTTAAACAATCGATTACTAGCGGTATACAGCAAACGCAGGACTTCCTTCGGAACGCGATCGGTGACAGAAAGCATTCGAATGTTGTCCCTCATCATCAATCTCATCCTCATTCAGCAGGTGGTCAG CTAGGTTTCGTGACGGCGCCTGCACAGATGCCTCCGTCCGGTATCGGGTATGGGGCCCCAGTTTATCCAACGGCTCCACCACCTCCCGGCTACAACCCATACGTTGGCCCACAGCACCAAAATCCCCAACCGGGAGGAGGTTTTACGACCGCTGCTTCGACAGCTTTAGCGGCCGGAGCGACCGCTGCCGTTGCTTCTAAAATTCTTCCT AAAGGGAAAACCAAAAAGTTACTAAAGTATGGTGCCGCAGCTGGTGCAGCTGGTCTTGGAGGGTACGCGCTGTCGAAAGCGTTCCGTCGTAGgggcagtagtagtagtagcagcagtagcagtagcgaCAGTGATTAA
- the LOC126556139 gene encoding galectin-4-like isoform X2, with product MATIPIFSPTLPFLGLIPGGLSPGRMVRIKGIINSHGERCQIHLQSGAAVNPRDDVPLHISIRPNEHTIVRNSIQNQVVGGEERYGGCPIRYGESFDLLILAETMQYKIAINGIHFCTFAHRLPVHNVRYISVSGGGVIYSIVSEADVPGSVPVNPYPPPPIVQHPTPYAPPIGFVPNGPPSTLPPPPPYTPLPTHPIGGGGGHYPGVGLYPPPPPPPQPGYPHHPPPGAHPPAVPFSKGKTKKLLKYGAAAGAAGLGGYALSKAFRRRGSSSSSSSSSSDSD from the exons ATGGCTACGattcccattttttcaccT ACCCTTCCCTTTCTGGGGCTCATCCCTGGTGGGTTAAGTCCGGGCCGTATGGTACGCATCAAGGGCATCATTAACAGCCATGGCGAACG ATGCCAGATCCACCTACAGTCGGGAGCTGCAGTGAACCCACGCGACGATGTCCCACTGCACATTAGCATCAGACCGAATGAGCATACGATCGTACGTAATTCGATCCAGAATCAGGTCGTTGGTGGGGAGGAACGTTACGGTGGTTGCCCGATCCGGTATGGGGAAAGCTTCGATCTGCTGATATTGGCCGAAACGATGCAGTACAAAATCGCGATCAATGGGATCCATTTCTGCACCTTTGCTCACCGATTGCCGGTGCATAACGTACGGTACATTTCGGTCAGTGGTGGTGGCGTTATTTACTCGATCGTTTCCGAAGCTGATGTACCGGGATCGGTGCCAGTGAATCCATATCCACCGCCACCGATAG TGCAACATCCAACGCCGTACGCTCCACCGATTGGCTTCGTACCTAATGGTCCACCGTCAAccttaccaccaccaccaccgtacaCCCCGTTGCCGACACATCCGatcggtggtggaggtggccACTATCCAG GAGTCGGTCTATacccaccgccaccaccacccccgcAACCCGGATACCCGCATCATCCACCACCGGGAGCGCATCCGCCAGCCGTGCCCTTCTCG AAAGGGAAAACCAAAAAGTTACTAAAGTATGGTGCCGCAGCTGGTGCAGCTGGTCTTGGAGGGTACGCGCTGTCGAAAGCGTTCCGTCGTAGgggcagtagtagtagtagcagcagtagcagtagcgaCAGTGATTAA
- the LOC126568804 gene encoding dynamin-like 120 kDa protein, mitochondrial, giving the protein MAQLLRGWSSIDPRFKHIRPVVYTVSRVNFSGFTTGNGSSNGAGNGGGGSNHSSAWSRYNYYRQQEFLRPPNSSGWQYYGQQRNYGMLIGRVLRGVLKLRYLVLGSAIGGGVTLNKRYEEWKDGLPDMKWLEEVLPDNEKWAGFTKNLLAVKDAVKDSIEIDPRLKQLSEHKLNEWRQWFDQRLDNAIEAAETQQNPQIESSFQNLSDFISDLYGATKEELRAKNTVNAKGLNAEESRKRVDTLQAQVDSLQTEIMNVQLKYQREVEKLEKENRDLRQQFLILKTNRKQPTKKRIKKSLIDMYSEVLDELSGYDTSYTTADHLPRVVVVGDQSSGKTSVLESIAQARIFPRGSGEMMTRAPVKVTLSEGPYHVAQFRDSEREYDLTKESDLAELRRDVEIRMRNSVRGGKTVSMDVISMTVKGPGLQRMVLVDLPGIISTQTVDMAPDTRDQIKHMTEHYMSNPNAIILCIQDGSVDAERSNVTDLVSQCDPLGKRTIFVLTKVDLAEDLADPNRIRKILSGKLFPMKALGYFAVVTGRGRKDDSIETIREYEEKFFKNSKLFQSGVTMSHQVTTRNLSLAVADRFWKMVRETIEQQADAFKATRFNLETEWKNNFPRLRESGRDELFEKAKGEVLDEVVNLSQVSAKKWEELLNSKLWEKLSSYVFENIYLPAAQSGSQNSFNTMVDIKLRQWAEQALPAKSVEAGWEALQKEFQHLMEVARRTPDHDDLYDNLKSAVIDEAIRRHSWEDKAIDMLRVIQLNTLEDRSVHDKQEWDQAVRFFEASVKEKLQATETTIGEMFGPSTSQKWLHWRSSTEEQNKRRQVKSELDKILDSDTKHSPTLSYDELTTVRKNLQRGNVEVETDYIRETWYPIYRRHFLKQALNRAYDCRKAYYLYSQQGNDCEVNCSDVVLFWRIQQVIKVTANALRQQVINREARRLDKEIKEVLDEYGEDDEKKLQLLTGKRVQLAEELIRVRQIQEKLEEFINALNLEK; this is encoded by the exons ATGGCCCAACTTCTTCGCGGATGGTCGAG TATCGATCCCCGGTTCAAACACATTCGCCCGGTCGTGTACACGGTGAGTCGGGTGAACTTTTCCGGCTTTACGACAGGAAATGGCAGTAGTAATGGTGCCGGGAATGGAGGTGGTGGTAGCAACCATTCCTCGGCCTGGTCACGGTACAACTACTACCGGCAGCAGGAGTTTCTGCGACCACCGAACAGCAGTGGATGGCAATATTATGGTCAGCAGCGGAATTACGGCATGCTGATAGGGCGCGTCCTAAGGGGTGTGCTGAAGTTGCGCTATCTGGTGCTGGGCAGTGccatcggtggtggtgtaaCGCTAAACAAACGGTACGAGGAATGGAAGGATGGTTTGCCAGATATGAAATGGCTGGAGGAAGTGCTGCCCGACAATGAAAAGTGGGCCGGCTTTACGAAAAATCTGCTCGCCGTTAAGGATGCAGTAAAAGACTCCATCGAAATAG ATCCCCGATTGAAGCAGCTAAGCGAGCATAAGTTAAACGAATGGCGACAATGGTTTGATCAGCGCCTGGACAACGCAATCGAGGCTGCTGAAACGCAGCAAAATCCACAGATTGAAA GTTCCTTCCAGAATCTATCAGATTTTATTTCTGATCTATATGGAG CTACCAAAGAAGAGCTAAGAGCGAAAAACACAGTCAACGCCAAAGGTCTTAATGCTGAGGAAAGCCGCAAACGGGTCGACACACTGCAGGCGCAGGTCGATTCACTGCAGACGGAAATCATGAACGTGCAGCTCAAGTATCAGCGCGAGGTGGAAAAGCTCGAGAAGGAAAACCGCGATCTACGGCAGCAGTTTCTGATCTTGAAAACGAACCGCAAACAGCCCACAAAAAAGCGCATCAAAAAATCGTTGATCGACATGTACTCGGAAGTGTTGGACGAGCTGTCCGGTTACGATACGAGCTACACCACGGCGGATCATCTGCCCCGTGTCGTGGTGGTCGGTGATCAGAGCAGTGGCAAAACGTCCGTCCTGGAATCGATTGCTCAGGCACGCATCTTTCCCCGGGGTAGTGGAGAAATGATGACCCGTGCACCGGTCAAGGTAACACTGTCGGAAGGTCCGTACCACGTGGCACAGTTTCGTGATTCGGAGCGCGAGTACGATCTAACGAAGGAAAGCGATCTGGCTGAGTTGCGGCGTGACGTTGAGATACGGATGCGCAATTCGGTGCGTGGTGGCAAAACGGTCAGCATGGACGTGATCTCGATGACGGTGAAGGGACCGGGACTGCAGCGTATGGTGCTGGTCGATCTGCCCGGCATCATTTCGACGCAGACGGTCGATATGGCGCCGGATACGCGTGACCAGATCAAGCACATGACCGAACACTACATGAGCAACCCGAATGCAATCATTTTGTGCATCCAG GATGGGTCAGTGGACGCAGAACGTAGCAACGTGACCGATCTCGTGTCGCAGTGCGATCCGCTCGGCAAACGGACCATCTTTGTGCTGACCAAGGTGGATCTGGCTGAAGATCTGGCCGATCCGAACCGCATACGGAAAATATTGTCCGGCAAGCTGTTCCCAATGAAGGCCCTCGGATACTTTGCCGTAGTAACGGGCCGTGGTCGCAAGGACGATAGCATCGAAACGATACGCGAATatgaggaaaagtttttcaaaaactcCAAACTATTTCA AAGTGGCGTCACTATGTCACACCAGGTGACAACGAGAAACCTCAGCCTTGCAGTGGCCGATCGTTTCTGGAAGATGGTACGTGAAACGATCGAACAACAGGCGGATGCGTTTAAAGCAACACGCTTTAATCTCGAAACGGaatggaaaaacaatttcccaCG GTTGCGCGAATCCGGTCGGGATGAGCTGTTCGAAAAGGCCAAAGGCGAGGTGCTGGATGAGGTGGTTAACCTTTCACAAGTATCTGCCAAAAAGTGGGAAGAGCTGCTGAACAGTAAACTGTGGGAAAAGCTATCAAGCTAcgtgtttgaaaatatttaccttCCGGCGGCCCAGTCGGGATCACAAA ATTCGTTCAACACAATGGTCGATATTAAGCTGCGCCAGTGGGCTGAACAGGCACTACCCGCCAAATCGGTTGAAGCCGGTTGGGAAGCGCTACAAAAAGAGTTCCAGCATCTAATGGAGGTAGCTCGCCGAACACCCGATCACGACGATTTGTACGACAATCTGAAGAGTGCCGTCATAGACGAAGCAATCCGAAGGCACTCGTGGGAAGACAAAGCGATCGATATGCTGCGGGTGATACAGCTCAACACGCTGGAAGATCGAAGCGTACACGACAAGCAGGAATGGGACCAGGCAGTACGCTTTTTCGAAGCATCCGTAAAGGAGAAGCTGCAGGCGACCGAAACAACCATTGGAGAAATGTTTGGCCCTAGCACTAGCCAAAAGTGGCTTCACTGGCGTTCATCGACcgaggaacaaaacaaacggcgCCAGGTAAAGTCGGAGCTGGACAAAATACTCGACAGCGATACGAAACATTCGCCCACGCTCAGCTACGACGAGCTGACGACGGTGCGAAAAAATCTGCAACGAGGCAACGTGGAGGTTGAGACGGATTACATTCGGGAAACGTGGTATCCCATCTACAGGCG GCATTTCCTAAAGCAAGCACTAAACCGTGCGTACGATTGTCGGAAGGCGTACTACTTGTACTCGCAGCAGGGCAACGATTGTGAGGTGAACTGTAGCGATGTGGTACTGTTCTGGCGTATCCAGCAGGTCATCAAGGTGACGGCTAACGCACTCCGCCAGCAGGTAATCAACCGGGAGGCTCGCCGCTTAGATAAGGAAATTAAGGAAGTGTTGGACGAGTATGGTGAGGATGACGAGAAGAAGTTGCAACTGCTAACAGGCAAACGTGTGCAGTTGGCAGAAGAATTGA TCCGCGTCAGGCAGATTCAGGAAAAGTTGGAAGAGTTCATAAACGCTCTTAATCTAGAAAAGTAA